From a region of the Bradyrhizobium diazoefficiens genome:
- a CDS encoding ABC transporter substrate-binding protein, whose product MLKTIMLAGAAMALVLSTAPSSAKELKSIGISLGSMGNPFFVALSKGAEFEAKKANPNVKITTVGFEYDLGKQVTQIDNFIAAGVDLILLNPGDPKAIGPAIKKAQAAGIVVVAVDTAAEGADATVTTNNVQAGEISCQYIVDKLGGKGDVIIENGPQVSAVIDRVVGCKKVFSKNPGIKVLSDDQDGKGSREGGLTVAQGYLTRFPKIDAIFAINDPQAIGTDLAARQQNRSGIVITSVDGAPDIEAALKDPQSPQIQASASQDPFFMARRAVQIGVGILKGQKPASTVELLPSKLVTRDNVAQYKGWTSDRSQ is encoded by the coding sequence ATGTTGAAGACGATCATGCTCGCCGGCGCCGCAATGGCGCTTGTCCTAAGCACCGCGCCGTCCTCCGCCAAGGAGCTCAAGTCGATCGGCATCTCGCTCGGCTCGATGGGCAACCCGTTCTTCGTCGCGCTGTCGAAGGGCGCCGAGTTCGAGGCGAAGAAGGCCAATCCCAATGTGAAGATCACGACCGTCGGCTTCGAATACGATCTCGGCAAGCAGGTCACCCAGATCGACAACTTCATCGCCGCCGGTGTCGATCTGATCCTTTTGAACCCCGGCGATCCCAAGGCGATCGGGCCGGCCATCAAGAAGGCGCAGGCGGCGGGCATTGTCGTCGTTGCGGTCGACACCGCAGCCGAAGGCGCCGATGCCACCGTGACCACGAACAACGTCCAGGCCGGCGAGATCTCCTGCCAGTACATTGTCGACAAACTGGGCGGCAAGGGCGACGTCATCATCGAGAACGGGCCGCAGGTCTCCGCCGTGATCGACCGGGTCGTCGGCTGCAAGAAAGTCTTCTCGAAGAATCCCGGCATCAAGGTGTTGTCCGACGACCAGGACGGCAAGGGCTCGCGCGAAGGCGGTCTCACCGTCGCGCAGGGCTATCTGACCCGCTTCCCCAAGATCGATGCCATCTTCGCCATCAACGACCCCCAGGCGATCGGCACCGACCTTGCCGCGCGCCAGCAAAACCGCAGCGGCATCGTCATCACGTCGGTTGACGGCGCCCCCGATATCGAGGCGGCGCTGAAAGATCCGCAGTCACCGCAGATCCAGGCGTCTGCTTCGCAGGACCCGTTCTTCATGGCGCGGCGGGCCGTGCAGATCGGCGTCGGCATTCTCAAGGGCCAGAAGCCGGCCTCGACCGTCGAACTCCTGCCTTCCAAGCTCGTGACCCGGGACAACGTCGCCCAGTACAAGGGCTGGACTTCGGATCGCTCCCAGTAG
- a CDS encoding ribose ABC transporter permease, with product MPDNSASEAQPAPTTIKGAAAETKRQRVRVLISALGMLPVLLILCIGFHFLSEGRFFTGQNLGIVLQQAAVNTVLAAGMTFVILTGGIDLSVGSILAASAMAGLTLSKLPELGMLWLPASLLTGVGFGVVNGALIALLRLPPFIVTLGSLTAVRGLARLLGADTTVFNPSIPYAFIGNGSLTLVPGVASIPWLSVIALLVILVSWLVLRRTVLGVHIYAVGGNESAARLAGIKVWAVLIFVYGVSGLFAGLGGAMQAARLYAANGLQLGQSYELDAITAVILGGTSFVGGIGSIWGTLVGALIIAVLSNGLILVGVSDIWQYVIKGLVIIGAVALDRYRLQGSART from the coding sequence ATGCCTGACAATAGTGCCTCGGAGGCTCAGCCAGCCCCGACGACGATCAAGGGCGCTGCCGCTGAGACAAAGCGCCAGCGGGTGAGGGTGCTGATCAGCGCGCTTGGCATGCTGCCGGTGCTGCTGATCCTCTGCATCGGATTCCATTTCCTGTCCGAGGGACGCTTCTTCACCGGACAAAATCTTGGCATCGTGTTGCAGCAGGCCGCCGTGAACACTGTGCTCGCCGCAGGCATGACCTTCGTCATCCTCACCGGCGGCATCGACCTCTCGGTCGGCTCGATCCTGGCGGCCTCCGCGATGGCCGGGTTGACGCTCTCCAAGCTGCCGGAGCTTGGGATGCTGTGGCTGCCGGCCTCGCTGCTCACCGGCGTTGGCTTCGGCGTCGTTAACGGCGCGCTGATCGCGCTGCTCCGTCTGCCGCCTTTCATCGTCACGCTCGGCTCTCTCACTGCAGTGCGCGGCCTGGCGCGACTGCTCGGGGCCGACACCACCGTGTTCAATCCCTCAATTCCCTATGCCTTCATCGGCAACGGCTCGCTGACGCTCGTTCCCGGGGTCGCGTCGATCCCGTGGCTCTCGGTGATCGCCTTGCTCGTCATCCTGGTCTCATGGCTGGTGCTGCGCCGGACCGTGCTCGGCGTGCACATTTATGCGGTGGGCGGCAATGAGAGCGCGGCGCGGCTTGCCGGCATCAAGGTCTGGGCCGTGCTGATCTTCGTCTACGGCGTTTCAGGGCTTTTCGCCGGGCTCGGCGGCGCCATGCAGGCGGCGCGGCTCTACGCGGCCAACGGCCTGCAGCTCGGCCAGTCCTACGAGCTCGATGCGATCACCGCCGTGATCCTCGGCGGCACCTCCTTCGTCGGCGGCATCGGCTCGATCTGGGGCACGCTGGTCGGCGCACTGATCATCGCCGTGCTCTCGAACGGACTGATTCTCGTCGGCGTCTCCGACATCTGGCAATATGTCATCAAGGGCCTGGTGATCATCGGCGCCGTGGCGCTCGACCGTTACCGGCTACAAGGATCTGCGCGCACCTGA
- a CDS encoding sugar ABC transporter ATP-binding protein, translated as MNDPILEMRGVSKSFFGIKALRAVDLTVYAGEVHALMGENGAGKSTLMKILSGAYRPDPGGEIRIEGRPVRIEGPLGGRNAGISIIYQELSLAPNLSVAENIYLGREISRSGMLARGVMREGVGPILKRLGADFQPSTLVAQLSMGQRQLVEIARALHASSKILIMDEPTTALSAGESARLFALIRQLRSEGLAIIYISHRMDEVYALGDRVTVLRDGRLVGSLDKPEIRADTIVRLMVGRDVSSFYKKDHDPEAGRGHPVLAAIDMADGQRVKGCSLTVHAGEVVGLAGLIGAGRTELAHLIIGALPKTSGRLELEGRPVEIRTPGEALEAGIAYLTEDRKALGLFLDMSCLDNINLAVLARDAKLGWFLDRDKARERADRAFAGLSIRAANVDVAAGGLSGGNQQKLLLSRLLAIAPKVLILDEPTRGVDVGAKSEIYSIIDNLAKAGTAILVISSDLPEVIGICDRVVVMRAGHIAGEVARGPDSPLTQEDIMALATGMEHLDA; from the coding sequence TGATGGGGGAGAACGGCGCCGGCAAGTCGACGCTGATGAAGATCCTGTCCGGCGCCTACAGGCCTGATCCCGGCGGCGAAATCCGTATCGAAGGAAGACCGGTGCGGATTGAAGGTCCACTCGGCGGTCGCAACGCAGGCATCTCCATCATCTATCAGGAGCTGTCGCTCGCCCCCAATCTGAGCGTTGCGGAGAATATTTATCTGGGCCGCGAGATTTCGCGTTCAGGAATGTTGGCGCGCGGCGTCATGCGCGAGGGCGTCGGCCCGATCCTGAAGCGGCTGGGCGCAGACTTCCAGCCGTCGACGCTGGTGGCGCAACTCTCCATGGGCCAGCGGCAGCTGGTCGAGATCGCCCGCGCGCTGCACGCGAGCTCGAAAATCCTGATCATGGACGAGCCGACCACCGCGTTGTCAGCCGGCGAGAGTGCGCGGCTGTTCGCGCTGATCCGCCAGCTGCGTTCCGAGGGGCTTGCCATCATCTATATCTCGCATCGCATGGACGAGGTCTACGCGCTCGGCGATCGTGTCACCGTGCTGCGGGACGGCCGGCTGGTCGGCTCGCTCGATAAGCCCGAGATCCGTGCCGACACTATCGTGCGGCTGATGGTCGGGCGCGACGTCTCATCGTTCTACAAGAAGGACCACGATCCGGAGGCCGGGCGGGGACATCCCGTGCTGGCAGCGATCGACATGGCCGATGGCCAGCGCGTCAAGGGCTGCTCGCTCACCGTGCATGCGGGCGAGGTGGTCGGTCTCGCCGGCCTGATCGGCGCCGGCCGCACCGAGCTTGCGCATCTCATCATCGGCGCGTTGCCCAAGACCTCTGGCCGGCTCGAGCTGGAGGGGCGGCCAGTCGAGATTCGCACCCCCGGAGAGGCGCTGGAGGCCGGGATCGCCTATCTGACCGAGGACCGCAAGGCGCTCGGACTGTTCCTGGACATGTCGTGCCTCGACAACATCAACCTCGCGGTGCTCGCGCGCGATGCGAAGCTCGGCTGGTTCCTGGATCGGGACAAGGCACGCGAGCGCGCCGACAGAGCCTTCGCGGGCCTCAGCATCCGCGCCGCCAATGTCGACGTCGCCGCCGGTGGCCTGTCCGGCGGCAATCAGCAGAAGCTGCTCTTGTCGCGGCTCCTCGCCATCGCGCCGAAGGTCCTGATTCTCGACGAGCCGACGCGCGGCGTCGATGTCGGTGCCAAGTCGGAGATCTATTCGATCATCGACAATCTGGCCAAGGCCGGCACCGCGATCCTCGTCATCTCGTCCGACCTCCCTGAAGTCATCGGTATCTGCGACCGCGTCGTCGTCATGCGTGCCGGGCACATCGCCGGCGAGGTTGCGCGCGGCCCGGATTCGCCGCTGACACAGGAAGATATCATGGCGCTTGCCACGGGGATGGAGCATCTCGATGCCTGA